Proteins found in one Mucilaginibacter gracilis genomic segment:
- a CDS encoding Hsp20/alpha crystallin family protein: MTLVKFANGQKNNGLNPLFTDVFDSILNDTFLSERFTAKTPAVNIAETENEFHIELAAPGLSKEDFKISVEKNILTVSAEKKAETEGTDKKYSKKEFSYNAFTRTFTLPESVDYTKIDATYTDGILKLNVAKKEEAKIQTREISVK; this comes from the coding sequence ATGACATTAGTAAAATTTGCAAACGGACAAAAAAACAATGGTTTAAACCCATTATTCACCGATGTATTTGATTCGATATTGAACGATACATTTTTAAGCGAAAGGTTCACCGCTAAAACACCTGCCGTAAACATTGCCGAAACCGAAAACGAGTTCCATATTGAATTGGCCGCTCCGGGTTTAAGCAAAGAGGATTTTAAAATCAGCGTTGAAAAAAACATCTTAACTGTATCTGCCGAAAAGAAAGCTGAAACCGAAGGCACCGACAAAAAATACAGCAAAAAGGAGTTTAGCTATAACGCCTTCACCCGCACATTTACCTTGCCCGAAAGTGTAGACTATACAAAAATTGACGCCACCTACACCGATGGTATTTTGAAACTAAACGTAGCCAAAAAAGAAGAAGCTAAAATTCAAACCCGCGAAATTTCTG
- a CDS encoding acyl-CoA thioesterase, with protein MTPNIAHFKYTTPIHIRFSDMDAFGHVNNAVYLTYFEIARGNYWRNIIEWDWNEMGIILGRSEIDYRKPITLDDEIKCYVRTSRVGNSSFDVEYILVKIVDGKEDICTTGKTVCISYDYKAGKSSPIPKKQRDNMIAYDEPRLIMNSN; from the coding sequence ATGACCCCAAATATTGCCCACTTTAAGTATACCACCCCTATCCACATCCGTTTTTCGGATATGGATGCCTTTGGCCACGTTAACAATGCTGTGTACCTAACCTATTTCGAAATAGCCCGCGGCAACTACTGGCGCAATATTATTGAGTGGGACTGGAACGAAATGGGCATTATCCTCGGTCGCTCCGAAATTGATTACCGCAAACCCATCACCTTAGATGATGAAATTAAATGCTATGTACGCACATCGCGAGTGGGAAATAGCAGTTTTGATGTAGAATATATTTTGGTAAAAATAGTTGACGGCAAAGAAGACATTTGCACCACAGGCAAAACCGTTTGCATCAGCTACGATTACAAAGCCGGAAAATCAAGCCCGATACCAAAGAAACAACGCGACAACATGATTGCCTATGATGAGCCAAGGCTGATTATGAATAGTAATTGA